The Streptomyces sp. NBC_00569 genomic sequence GGCCCGCGCCGAGGAGGAAGTCCGCGTAGATCTGCCAGCCGTGGGACTGCGCCGGGGCGAGGCGCGCGACCCATTCCGTCGGCCGGTCGGTGAGCGCGTCGAGAACCGCCGACGAGCAGAGGAACGGCAGGCCGAGGGCGTCGGCCCTGGCGGCAGCCGCCCGTGCGACGACGCTGTGATACTCGCCCGCCAACGCGGCCACGCCCATGCGAGCCAGTTCGTCGACGGCCGCCGCGGCCCTCTGCGGATCAGCCGCGGTGTCACGGACCACCAGCTCGAGTGGTCGTCCGCCGATCCCGCCGGAGTCATTGACTTCGCGGACACCCCACTCGAGTCCAGCGAGCAAGTGCCGGCCTGCCTCGACCCAGCCGGGCCGTGTCAGCGGAACGAGGGCGCCGATTCGGACGGATGATCCGTCGGTCCGCTCCACGGCAGATGGCGATGGTGGCGTATTCATGTGCTGGCGTCTCCTGAGTACGAGGCGGTGCCACTTTGTCCGGATCGTCGGTCGCAGTGTGATCACCAGTGGCGCCGAGAGTAGCCGAGCGGAGAACGGACACCTTCGGCGCCCCGTTTACGTACGGGCCGAGCCACGGCTCATGCCACCGTTCTGTTCGGCGGGGGTTTGTGCGCCGACGAATGCATCGACGCCGCCGTCGCCCAGCTCTGTGCCGAGGGGTACGAGATCCGGGGTGAGTTCGTCGCCCGGCTCTCCCAGGGGGAATCTCCGCCGGCGGGACCGAGTTGCCAACTGTCACAACGATGACAACGGGTGGACCGTGGTCCACCGCGGGAGGAGACGGGAGCCGATGAGCCTTCGTCAGTACGAGTACGCCCTGGCCGTTGCCGAGGCGGGCTCGGTGACGGCGGCGGCGGAGCTGCTGCACGTCGCTCAGCCGTCGGTGTCCCAGCAGATCCGCGGCCTGGAGCGGGAACTCGGCGTGGAACTGTTCGCCCGCACGCCGACCGGACTGGTGCCCACCGTGGTCGGCCGCGCGTTCCTGCGGGAGGCGGAGGTCGCGGTGAGCGCGTCGCGGCGGGCGAGGGCCACGGCGCGAGCCGGTGCCGATGAGCTGGTGGGCGAGCTCGTCGTCGCGGTGCAGATGGGCTTCGGCACGCGGCAGCTGCCGGGCGCCCTTGGCGCGCTGCGGCGTCGCTTCCCGCGGCTGGAGGTCACTGTCTTCGAGGAGCCGAGCTCCGCCGAGCTGGAGCGGCTGTGCCGACGGGGTGTCCTTGACCTCGCCCTGATGGCGGCGTGCGAGCGGAGTCCCGCCGACGCTCA encodes the following:
- a CDS encoding LysR family transcriptional regulator, producing MSLRQYEYALAVAEAGSVTAAAELLHVAQPSVSQQIRGLERELGVELFARTPTGLVPTVVGRAFLREAEVAVSASRRARATARAGADELVGELVVAVQMGFGTRQLPGALGALRRRFPRLEVTVFEEPSSAELERLCRRGVLDLALMAACERSPADAHRLGEEEFAVVLAAGHRQLAADRVDLSELEGEPWVRFDRDSALDGVLLNVLRNKDLTPTTAARVSQTATAVRWAAQGLGVTLVPASAVPQGHEHLVRPVCPAVSQPVIAVVRPGAGPAETALLELLRKETWSESASFSPVS